A window from Neobacillus sp. PS3-40 encodes these proteins:
- a CDS encoding C1 family peptidase, producing the protein MKELSEKDIERFAEKVRETNNYKVLKDAIMANGINGATLNNNAIVALPTVFSEEVETGKVANQMKSGRCWIFAALNTFRHRITAKLNIKDFELSQTYMMFWDKLEKSNFFLESILKTLDEPLEERLLSWLLTHPQQDGGQWDMLVSLVNKYGVIPKQAMPETYQSSNSPELNSILDAKLRVCSLELRRMHNEGKVDNELQAAKTEMMGNIYKILVYLLGEPPKIFDFEYRDEKGKFHRETTLTPQGFFEKYVGINLDEYVSVINAPTKDKPFGKTYTVQFLGNVVNGRPLKYLNVDMKILKGLAVEQIKDGETVWFGSDVARYSDRKAGVLDPDLYDYEAAFETPFNLTKAERLDYKESMLTHAMVLTGVNIVNGEPNRWKVENSWGEEVGNKGYFVMSDKWMDEYTYQVVVNKKYLSKDLVKAFNQEPIELKPWDPMGSLAIIN; encoded by the coding sequence ATGAAAGAGCTATCTGAAAAAGACATAGAAAGATTTGCCGAAAAGGTTCGTGAAACAAATAATTATAAAGTATTAAAAGATGCTATTATGGCAAACGGAATCAATGGGGCTACTCTGAATAACAATGCAATTGTTGCCTTGCCTACTGTATTTTCAGAGGAAGTTGAAACAGGAAAAGTTGCCAATCAAATGAAAAGCGGAAGATGTTGGATTTTTGCGGCACTTAATACTTTCCGTCATCGAATAACTGCTAAATTAAACATTAAGGACTTTGAGTTGTCTCAGACTTACATGATGTTCTGGGATAAACTCGAGAAGTCTAACTTTTTTTTAGAAAGTATTCTAAAGACACTTGATGAACCCCTGGAAGAAAGGCTCCTTTCTTGGCTTTTAACTCATCCACAACAAGATGGAGGCCAATGGGATATGTTGGTTTCTCTCGTTAATAAATACGGGGTTATTCCAAAACAAGCTATGCCAGAAACATATCAAAGCAGCAATTCGCCTGAATTGAACTCTATTTTAGATGCAAAATTGCGGGTATGTTCACTTGAGTTAAGACGGATGCATAATGAAGGAAAAGTAGACAATGAATTACAAGCAGCTAAAACAGAAATGATGGGTAACATATACAAAATATTAGTGTACTTATTGGGAGAGCCTCCAAAAATATTTGATTTTGAATACAGAGATGAGAAAGGTAAATTCCATCGGGAGACAACGTTAACCCCTCAAGGTTTTTTCGAGAAGTACGTTGGGATCAATTTAGATGAATATGTAAGTGTCATTAATGCACCAACTAAAGATAAACCGTTTGGAAAAACATATACGGTGCAATTCCTTGGAAATGTTGTTAATGGAAGACCACTCAAATATCTGAATGTTGACATGAAGATACTTAAAGGGCTTGCAGTGGAGCAAATTAAAGACGGAGAAACTGTCTGGTTCGGTAGCGATGTTGCAAGATATTCTGATCGCAAAGCAGGGGTATTAGATCCAGATCTTTATGATTATGAAGCGGCTTTTGAAACTCCTTTCAATCTTACAAAAGCTGAACGTTTAGACTATAAAGAAAGTATGTTAACACATGCCATGGTGCTCACCGGGGTAAATATTGTAAATGGAGAACCCAACCGATGGAAAGTGGAAAACAGTTGGGGTGAGGAGGTTGGGAATAAAGGCTATTTTGTTATGAGCGACAAATGGATGGATGAATATACCTATCAAGTGGTCGTGAATAAGAAATACTTATCTAAAGATTTAGTAAAGGCCTTCAACCAAGAACCGATTGAACTTAAACCTTGGGACCCTATGGGCTCACTTGCCATAATAAATTAG
- the glgP gene encoding alpha-glucan family phosphorylase, which translates to MEKERLPRVAYFCMEYGLDSSLKTYAGGLGILAGDFVKGAMDSGYPIVGIGIKWKQGYTDQKIDEDGRPYDSYMNNEYAFLEDTGVTVTVNIRSRDVVCKVWKVDTFENVPVYLLDTDLPENEDAWITGQLYGWFGEERVAQEMVLGIGGIRALRELGSNVDVYHFNEGHALLAGFELIKEKMNQGKTFINALSLTKEEIVFTTHTPVVQGNEFHPIDRLVYMGANNGLTIDQLVAIGGAPFNMTVGALNMSRKANAVSKLHAKTANQMWAHVQDCNEIIGITNAIHKPTWVDESMIALAEKNEDEKLWQQHVKNKRKLISFIQKRTGVKLNKEKLIIGFSRRAVPYKRSDFIFQNSTVVDHLLKTNQIQLVFSGKAHPLDDTGKRIIEKLISYAKKYPTSVVFLENYDMEIGKMLTTGADIWLNNPRRPKEASGTSGMKAAMNGVLNVSILDGWWAEACIHRVNGWQIGDGFESDDELIQDEHDLQSLYKILLNEVLPTYYKDRRKWINLMKNSIHSCKDQFDVKRMLAEYYQKLYM; encoded by the coding sequence ATGGAAAAGGAGAGACTCCCAAGGGTTGCTTACTTTTGCATGGAATATGGGTTGGATTCATCATTAAAGACGTATGCAGGAGGACTCGGCATTTTAGCTGGTGATTTTGTTAAAGGAGCAATGGACAGTGGTTACCCAATTGTTGGGATCGGAATTAAGTGGAAGCAAGGATATACCGATCAGAAAATTGACGAAGACGGTCGACCCTACGATTCTTATATGAATAATGAATATGCCTTTTTAGAGGATACAGGTGTAACGGTTACGGTGAACATTCGATCCCGGGATGTAGTTTGTAAAGTCTGGAAAGTTGATACCTTCGAAAATGTACCCGTGTACCTCTTAGATACAGATCTTCCGGAAAATGAAGATGCTTGGATTACAGGGCAACTATACGGTTGGTTTGGGGAAGAACGTGTTGCTCAAGAAATGGTGCTCGGGATTGGTGGAATACGCGCATTACGGGAATTGGGAAGCAACGTTGATGTATATCATTTTAATGAAGGCCATGCCCTTTTAGCTGGCTTCGAACTGATTAAGGAAAAAATGAATCAAGGGAAGACATTTATTAATGCCCTGTCCTTAACAAAGGAAGAAATTGTGTTTACAACGCATACTCCGGTTGTCCAGGGAAATGAGTTCCATCCAATTGATCGTTTAGTCTATATGGGCGCAAACAATGGGTTAACGATTGATCAGTTAGTTGCAATTGGTGGCGCGCCATTTAATATGACAGTTGGTGCCCTTAATATGTCCCGAAAGGCCAATGCAGTAAGCAAACTGCATGCAAAAACAGCCAATCAGATGTGGGCGCATGTTCAAGATTGCAACGAAATTATTGGCATTACGAATGCCATTCACAAGCCAACATGGGTTGACGAATCGATGATTGCTCTTGCAGAAAAGAATGAGGACGAAAAACTTTGGCAGCAACATGTGAAGAATAAGAGAAAATTAATATCTTTTATTCAAAAAAGAACCGGTGTTAAATTAAACAAAGAAAAACTTATTATTGGTTTTTCAAGAAGAGCAGTTCCATATAAGCGAAGTGATTTTATTTTTCAAAATAGTACTGTTGTTGATCATCTTCTAAAAACGAATCAGATCCAGCTTGTATTTTCAGGGAAAGCCCATCCATTAGATGATACAGGTAAAAGAATAATTGAGAAGCTTATTAGCTATGCAAAAAAATATCCTACTTCCGTTGTTTTTTTAGAAAATTACGATATGGAAATCGGGAAAATGTTAACAACCGGAGCAGACATCTGGTTGAATAACCCTAGAAGGCCGAAAGAAGCAAGTGGTACATCTGGGATGAAGGCAGCCATGAATGGTGTCCTAAATGTTAGCATACTTGATGGTTGGTGGGCAGAGGCCTGTATCCACCGCGTTAACGGCTGGCAAATTGGGGATGGATTCGAAAGTGACGATGAACTGATCCAAGACGAACATGATTTACAATCCCTTTACAAAATTTTACTCAATGAAGTGCTCCCAACATACTACAAAGATCGAAGGAAATGGATCAATCTTATGAAAAATAGTATTCATTCCTGTAAAGACCAGTTTGATGTAAAGAGAATGCTAGCCGAATATTATCAGAAACTGTATATGTGA
- a CDS encoding ABC transporter ATP-binding protein: MNVIECNGLTKVYGKTKALNNLTFKIEENKITGLIGRNGVGKTTLLKIISGHVKETSGVINVFSEKPFNNLMVSANLIFIHDQMDFSSFLCLREIVEEAATFYKNWDRVLANRLFEYFSFNPMQHYSSLSKGMKSTFTIILGISARCKLTIFDEPTTGMDAAIRKDFYRALLKDYIAFPRTIIISSHHLNEIEDLLEDILLIKDGKELLHLPVTDLLEWAIGLQGKTTIINEWTKNREVFYTKCIGADHSYVVVKNDFSEADLKNIHVAMIDISPITPSDLCVYMTSKTKGGIDDVFIKA, from the coding sequence ATGAACGTGATTGAATGCAATGGACTAACAAAAGTCTACGGAAAAACAAAAGCACTTAACAACCTAACGTTTAAAATAGAAGAAAATAAAATCACTGGATTGATTGGGCGAAATGGGGTAGGAAAAACAACCTTGCTTAAAATCATTTCAGGTCATGTGAAAGAGACATCTGGGGTGATCAATGTTTTTTCGGAAAAACCCTTTAACAATCTCATGGTTTCAGCGAACCTTATTTTTATTCATGATCAAATGGATTTCTCTTCATTCTTATGCCTCAGGGAGATAGTAGAAGAAGCAGCAACCTTTTATAAAAATTGGGACCGTGTGCTTGCAAATCGCCTTTTTGAATATTTCTCTTTCAACCCCATGCAGCATTATTCCAGTCTGTCTAAGGGAATGAAAAGCACATTTACTATCATTTTAGGAATATCGGCCAGATGTAAGTTAACGATTTTTGATGAACCAACGACAGGAATGGATGCAGCAATAAGAAAAGATTTTTATCGAGCCCTGCTCAAGGACTATATTGCATTTCCTCGTACGATAATTATTTCAAGCCACCATTTGAATGAAATTGAGGATTTATTAGAAGATATTTTGCTGATTAAAGATGGGAAAGAGCTCCTTCATCTCCCAGTTACAGATTTGTTGGAATGGGCGATTGGTCTTCAGGGGAAGACGACAATTATAAATGAATGGACAAAGAACAGAGAAGTTTTTTATACGAAATGCATCGGTGCAGATCATTCGTATGTGGTTGTGAAGAATGATTTTTCTGAAGCTGATTTAAAAAATATACATGTTGCTATGATAGATATCTCACCGATTACACCAAGTGATTTATGTGTCTACATGACTAGTAAAACGAAAGGGGGAATTGATGATGTCTTTATCAAAGCCTAG
- a CDS encoding DUF2269 family protein, whose amino-acid sequence MSTFYEVVVFIHIFSAILGMGPGFILTTVVRSGKNMTELRHSYAIRHKLHIFVMIGGTLLLITGLTMGFLNTYLFHMGWYVTSLTLFLITLALGPIALSPSSKPIKALLNSHKGEEIPEEYKRLSRKLFRYEYLENVIFLIIISLMILKPF is encoded by the coding sequence GTGAGTACTTTCTATGAAGTTGTTGTTTTTATCCATATTTTCTCAGCTATTTTGGGGATGGGACCAGGTTTTATATTAACCACAGTTGTAAGATCAGGGAAAAACATGACTGAATTAAGACATTCCTATGCGATAAGACATAAGTTACATATCTTTGTCATGATTGGTGGCACACTTTTACTAATCACTGGTTTGACAATGGGCTTCTTAAATACCTACCTTTTTCATATGGGATGGTATGTTACGAGTCTAACACTCTTTTTGATAACCCTTGCGCTAGGCCCAATTGCCTTATCACCAAGCTCAAAACCGATTAAAGCCCTTTTGAACTCACATAAAGGTGAGGAGATACCTGAAGAGTATAAACGTTTATCAAGAAAACTTTTCAGATATGAATACCTTGAAAATGTAATCTTTTTGATCATTATTTCCCTAATGATTTTAAAACCATTTTAA
- a CDS encoding HAD family hydrolase, whose amino-acid sequence MKSQTLIFDLDDTLIQCNEYFREATNKFANQIHEWFPSVSIEEINEKQLEIDVKSVEENGLNSARFPESLVSTYVFFSERHNREVKESEVQRIRTIGQSVFQVEVQPLPHMYEALNELQEDGHQLYLFTGGDEANQNRKVHQLELFTYFEDRIFIFNYKNTDALKKVLDKIECDYDATWVIGNSLRTDILPGLELGLNTIHIPAELEWNYNNNIETNVQNNGKMRTLKSLRELPQFIRENSYERCE is encoded by the coding sequence ATGAAATCACAAACATTAATTTTTGACCTAGATGATACTTTAATACAATGTAATGAATATTTTAGAGAGGCAACCAACAAGTTTGCCAACCAAATTCATGAATGGTTTCCTTCCGTTTCAATTGAAGAAATTAATGAAAAACAACTAGAAATTGATGTTAAAAGTGTTGAAGAAAATGGATTAAACTCAGCTCGTTTTCCTGAGTCTCTTGTGTCTACATATGTGTTCTTTTCAGAAAGACATAATAGAGAGGTTAAAGAAAGTGAGGTTCAGAGGATTCGAACAATTGGCCAGAGTGTATTTCAGGTTGAAGTACAGCCGCTTCCACATATGTATGAAGCACTCAATGAATTACAAGAAGATGGTCACCAATTATACCTCTTCACTGGTGGGGATGAAGCAAATCAAAATAGAAAAGTGCATCAACTTGAATTATTTACATACTTTGAAGATCGAATCTTTATTTTCAACTATAAAAATACAGATGCACTTAAAAAAGTATTGGACAAAATTGAATGTGATTATGATGCCACATGGGTCATTGGCAATTCTTTACGGACTGATATTTTACCTGGTCTAGAACTAGGATTAAATACCATTCATATTCCTGCAGAACTTGAGTGGAATTATAACAACAATATAGAAACAAATGTACAAAACAATGGCAAAATGAGGACATTAAAATCATTAAGGGAATTGCCCCAATTTATTAGAGAAAATTCTTACGAAAGATGCGAATAA
- a CDS encoding RNA methyltransferase — translation MDSKDQKLTTYIYTFAFPEDERSLCALEMRSLFGVESQSNILESYVKIDPTRSPFIKERLSVMYKGETLQDLLIKIEAVQLDGATFKVIYVKNGGLTEKEGYEKRRTIEREIGLHINGDADFQHPDRLFGVMNINGGWVLGEYVKSEPVWFQHQKKPHSYSTALNTRVARAVVNIAVPKPGGIKAIDPCCGIGTVLVEALSMGIDIVGSDRNHLILPGARENIAHFGLTGEVNLADIRDITNHYDVAIIDLPYNLCSVITPEEQLEMLQSARRFSQKVVVVTVEPIDDILKNAGFAIIDRAVAKKGLFTREVIVCK, via the coding sequence TTGGATAGTAAAGATCAGAAATTAACGACTTATATATATACTTTTGCTTTTCCTGAGGATGAACGATCCTTGTGCGCTTTGGAAATGCGCTCGTTATTTGGGGTTGAGTCTCAATCAAACATTTTAGAAAGCTACGTAAAAATTGACCCCACTCGAAGTCCATTTATTAAGGAAAGACTAAGTGTGATGTATAAGGGGGAAACCCTCCAGGATCTCCTTATCAAGATAGAAGCTGTGCAATTAGACGGGGCAACGTTTAAAGTCATTTATGTAAAAAATGGGGGGCTTACAGAAAAAGAAGGGTATGAGAAACGTCGCACAATTGAGCGGGAGATCGGGTTACATATCAACGGTGATGCCGACTTCCAGCATCCAGATCGATTGTTTGGCGTAATGAATATAAACGGGGGATGGGTATTAGGTGAGTATGTGAAAAGTGAGCCTGTTTGGTTTCAGCATCAAAAGAAGCCACATAGTTACTCCACTGCGCTCAATACACGTGTAGCGAGAGCGGTAGTAAATATCGCCGTTCCGAAGCCAGGAGGGATTAAGGCAATCGACCCATGCTGTGGAATTGGGACAGTGCTAGTCGAAGCCCTGTCAATGGGGATTGATATAGTGGGAAGCGACCGAAATCATCTTATCCTTCCTGGAGCACGAGAAAACATCGCACACTTTGGTCTGACCGGGGAAGTAAATTTAGCTGATATTCGTGATATCACAAATCATTATGATGTGGCAATCATTGATTTACCTTACAATTTATGTTCTGTCATAACACCTGAAGAACAACTGGAAATGCTTCAAAGTGCACGGAGGTTTTCTCAAAAAGTAGTCGTGGTTACAGTTGAACCAATTGATGATATCCTCAAAAATGCTGGATTTGCCATTATTGATCGTGCAGTTGCAAAAAAAGGGTTATTTACCCGTGAAGTAATTGTATGTAAGTAA
- a CDS encoding sulfite exporter TauE/SafE family protein: MDPFIFVVIILVASILQTSTGFGFSILATPFLLLIFKPIEAIQINLILSLVISCSLLTKIRNDIDFGILKRFVIGSASGLPIGIIIFLLIDINKLKLGISLIILVLTIILMLQFRINQTNGRDFLVGGLSGSLTTSIGMPGPPLLLYFSGTDTQKEKLRGTTLAFYLFIYFVSLLIQIIFAGTDKTIWISSGFALPLVLVGLYLGQLLFKYINQSLFRIFTYIILLFTGIYLFIESWKW, from the coding sequence ATGGATCCATTTATATTTGTTGTTATAATTTTGGTGGCATCCATACTACAAACTAGCACTGGATTTGGCTTTTCAATTTTGGCCACACCATTTCTTCTTTTGATATTTAAACCAATTGAAGCGATTCAAATTAATTTAATTTTATCGTTAGTTATATCCTGTTCTTTACTAACTAAAATTCGGAATGATATTGATTTTGGAATTCTTAAAAGATTTGTGATTGGAAGTGCTAGTGGTCTACCAATTGGAATTATAATCTTCTTGTTAATAGACATTAATAAATTAAAGTTAGGAATAAGCCTGATCATCCTTGTATTAACAATTATATTAATGCTTCAGTTTCGTATAAATCAGACTAATGGTAGAGATTTTCTTGTTGGTGGCCTGTCAGGTTCTCTGACGACCAGTATAGGTATGCCTGGACCGCCTTTATTGCTTTATTTTTCAGGAACAGATACTCAAAAGGAAAAGTTACGAGGTACTACACTAGCTTTTTATTTATTTATCTACTTTGTGAGTTTATTAATCCAAATCATTTTTGCTGGAACTGATAAAACAATCTGGATTTCAAGTGGTTTTGCGTTACCACTTGTATTAGTAGGTTTATATTTGGGTCAACTTTTATTTAAATATATTAATCAAAGTCTCTTTCGGATATTTACATATATTATATTGCTGTTTACAGGAATTTATCTGTTCATTGAAAGTTGGAAATGGTAG
- a CDS encoding GntR family transcriptional regulator, with protein MILNLDGTKPIYLQISEWLEREILNGSFQGDQKIYSQYQLAEIFNINPATAAKGLNILAEEQILYKKRGLGMFVALTAKEMILTKRKSQTLKRLVSEIVMEAERLKVSKDELIEMIKTENKGEA; from the coding sequence TTGATTCTTAATTTGGACGGTACAAAGCCAATTTATTTGCAGATTTCGGAATGGCTTGAGAGAGAGATTTTGAATGGCAGTTTCCAAGGCGATCAAAAAATTTACTCCCAGTATCAGCTAGCAGAGATCTTTAATATTAACCCAGCAACGGCAGCAAAGGGTCTAAATATATTAGCGGAAGAACAAATTTTATATAAAAAACGGGGGCTTGGAATGTTTGTCGCCCTTACCGCAAAAGAAATGATCCTTACCAAACGGAAAAGCCAAACGTTAAAAAGGTTAGTTTCAGAAATTGTCATGGAAGCGGAACGATTGAAGGTAAGCAAAGATGAATTGATCGAAATGATTAAAACAGAAAACAAGGGGGAGGCATAG
- a CDS encoding MFS transporter, which translates to MDKKNSRYRWVVFTTVLFTYFVIVTQRTAPGLISDQLMKDFNVTASTIGLLTSIQFLAYASLQIPIGVLSDRFGPNLFLIVGAVLNGIGTVIYSLAPNEFVLLIARLMVGMGDATIWVNLVLILSQWFKVKEFVGLLGMAGMTGSLGFLMSTYPFSAWITLSGWRVPFFTVGIILCLCGVILYYVLVKKPKQLIKSDPLANKPSGKIKEKREKTFVLLRRVFSDRQAWATFLCHFGLVGTYVGFIGSWAVPYGMHVYGMTRSNASQLIMIGLVGALIGAPLTSWITTRFESVKRPYVIAHVFVLLSWGAFLLFNGKPPFFLLIILFLIIGYGNGASSLTFVVVRKSFAMKEVGVVSGFANTGGFLSAVLLPSIFGKILDHFHTAPSTVGYQYGFIIPVTFSLLGLIGGILINEQRQEAKQKGE; encoded by the coding sequence TTGGATAAAAAAAATAGTAGGTATAGATGGGTTGTTTTCACAACAGTGTTGTTTACTTATTTTGTAATTGTGACTCAAAGAACAGCCCCAGGATTAATTTCAGATCAATTGATGAAGGATTTTAATGTAACAGCATCGACGATTGGATTACTGACAAGTATTCAATTTTTAGCATACGCTAGTTTGCAAATTCCGATTGGGGTATTATCCGATCGGTTCGGCCCCAACCTTTTTCTTATTGTGGGGGCCGTACTTAATGGGATAGGGACAGTAATTTATAGTCTTGCACCGAATGAATTTGTACTACTTATTGCTAGGTTGATGGTAGGAATGGGAGATGCGACCATTTGGGTTAATTTAGTATTAATATTAAGCCAGTGGTTTAAGGTGAAAGAGTTTGTTGGATTACTTGGAATGGCCGGCATGACTGGAAGCCTTGGTTTCTTGATGTCGACATATCCATTTTCAGCATGGATTACTTTATCTGGTTGGAGAGTGCCATTTTTTACAGTAGGAATTATATTATGTCTTTGTGGAGTTATTCTTTATTATGTCCTTGTTAAAAAGCCGAAACAACTAATAAAAAGCGATCCTTTAGCAAACAAACCTTCTGGTAAAATAAAAGAAAAACGGGAAAAAACCTTTGTCCTTTTACGTCGCGTTTTTTCTGATCGTCAAGCATGGGCAACATTCTTATGCCATTTTGGACTTGTTGGCACATATGTAGGATTTATTGGTTCATGGGCTGTTCCATATGGGATGCATGTGTATGGGATGACACGTTCTAATGCGAGCCAGCTCATTATGATTGGACTAGTAGGGGCATTGATTGGCGCGCCTCTAACAAGCTGGATTACCACGCGTTTTGAATCGGTGAAACGCCCGTATGTTATTGCCCACGTTTTTGTGCTTTTAAGTTGGGGTGCTTTTCTTTTATTCAATGGGAAGCCGCCATTCTTCCTGCTTATTATTCTTTTTTTAATTATTGGTTATGGAAATGGAGCAAGTTCTTTAACATTTGTGGTTGTTCGTAAATCGTTTGCAATGAAAGAAGTCGGTGTTGTTTCAGGATTTGCGAATACGGGTGGGTTTTTAAGTGCAGTCCTATTACCAAGTATTTTTGGAAAAATTTTAGACCATTTTCATACTGCTCCAAGCACTGTAGGATACCAGTACGGTTTTATTATTCCAGTCACTTTCTCGCTGCTGGGCTTAATTGGAGGGATTCTCATTAATGAACAACGTCAAGAAGCAAAACAGAAAGGTGAATGA
- a CDS encoding cupin domain-containing protein, which yields MEKQPIALFQQLKETRFTKQVMYKSNDCTIFILNFLPGQQMPAHYHIGAELFLHVLQGNGTFTYDGRDLEVSKDDVVHCGGTKKLAFTNTGTENVSIYVTLSKVNDENINSIEKSESC from the coding sequence GTGGAGAAACAACCGATTGCTTTATTTCAACAGTTAAAAGAAACTAGATTTACAAAACAAGTCATGTATAAGAGTAATGATTGCACTATTTTTATTTTAAACTTTTTGCCTGGTCAACAAATGCCTGCACACTACCATATTGGTGCAGAATTATTTCTTCATGTCCTTCAAGGAAATGGGACATTTACGTATGACGGAAGAGATCTTGAAGTATCAAAAGACGATGTTGTCCATTGTGGAGGAACTAAAAAGCTGGCCTTTACTAATACTGGAACTGAGAATGTATCTATTTATGTTACGTTGAGTAAAGTTAATGATGAAAATATCAATAGTATTGAAAAAAGTGAAAGTTGCTAA
- a CDS encoding peptide MFS transporter, producing MSGINKQKIVDSVPQKGFFGHPKGLFTLFFTEFWERFSYYGMKAILVYYMYYSVSKGGLGIDQTTALAIVSIYGSLVYMAGIIGGWLADRVFGTSKAVFYGGILIMLGHIALAIPGSVSMFFVSMILIVIGTGLLKPNVSSVVGEMYAETDDRRDAGFSIYYMGINLGAFLSPLIVGSKLIMNTSFHIGFGIAAVGMFFGLIMFMTTKKKNLGLAGTIVKNPLSPSEKKKFSIIISLAVIVVGIILAILIPAGKFTFATLISLVGFLGIIIPTLYFIVMYRSPKTTAVERSRVLAYIPLFIAAVMFWAIQEQGSTILANYADKRTQLDFAGMSISPAWFQSLNPLFIITLAPVFAWLWVKLGKRQPTIPQKFSLGLLFSGLSFIVILLPAYLGGTNSLVNPLWLVLSYLVCVLGELCLSPVGLSASTKLAPGAFQAQMMSLWFLANAAAQALNAQMVKFYTPETEMAYFGVIGGASIILGIILLAISPKIQGFMKGVR from the coding sequence ATGTCAGGTATAAATAAACAGAAAATTGTGGATAGTGTGCCTCAAAAAGGTTTCTTCGGACATCCTAAAGGTTTATTTACTCTTTTCTTCACCGAGTTTTGGGAACGTTTCTCGTATTATGGAATGAAAGCAATACTTGTTTACTACATGTACTATAGTGTGTCAAAAGGTGGATTAGGTATAGATCAAACCACCGCTCTTGCTATTGTATCTATCTATGGATCATTAGTATATATGGCTGGAATTATTGGCGGATGGTTGGCTGATAGAGTCTTTGGTACATCAAAAGCCGTATTTTATGGTGGAATATTAATTATGCTTGGCCATATCGCTTTAGCAATTCCTGGAAGCGTTTCCATGTTCTTCGTTTCCATGATCTTAATCGTTATTGGTACAGGATTACTTAAGCCTAACGTTTCAAGTGTGGTCGGTGAAATGTACGCTGAAACAGATGATCGCCGCGATGCTGGATTCAGCATTTACTATATGGGAATTAACCTTGGTGCCTTCCTTTCTCCCCTAATTGTTGGATCAAAATTAATAATGAACACTAGTTTCCATATTGGATTTGGTATTGCTGCTGTAGGTATGTTCTTTGGTTTAATCATGTTTATGACTACAAAGAAAAAGAATCTTGGACTTGCTGGTACAATAGTAAAAAATCCATTATCACCTTCAGAAAAGAAAAAATTCTCTATCATCATTAGTTTAGCTGTTATTGTAGTTGGGATTATCCTTGCTATTCTAATTCCAGCAGGCAAATTCACATTTGCTACTTTAATTTCATTAGTAGGTTTTTTAGGTATCATTATTCCAACTCTTTACTTTATCGTCATGTACCGCAGTCCTAAAACAACAGCGGTTGAACGTTCAAGGGTTCTTGCTTATATCCCGTTATTTATTGCTGCTGTTATGTTCTGGGCTATTCAAGAGCAAGGATCAACTATTCTTGCTAACTATGCAGACAAGCGGACACAGTTAGATTTTGCAGGAATGAGTATATCTCCTGCTTGGTTCCAATCATTAAACCCATTATTCATTATTACTTTAGCACCTGTTTTTGCTTGGTTATGGGTGAAGCTTGGAAAACGTCAACCAACTATTCCGCAAAAATTCTCTTTAGGATTATTATTCTCTGGTCTATCCTTTATTGTGATTTTGTTGCCAGCTTACCTTGGCGGTACAAATTCATTGGTTAACCCATTGTGGCTTGTTCTTAGTTATCTCGTTTGTGTACTTGGAGAATTATGCTTATCACCTGTTGGACTTTCAGCATCTACAAAGTTAGCTCCAGGAGCCTTCCAAGCACAAATGATGAGCTTATGGTTCTTAGCAAATGCGGCTGCACAAGCTCTTAATGCACAAATGGTTAAATTCTATACCCCTGAGACAGAAATGGCTTACTTTGGTGTGATTGGTGGAGCATCGATCATCCTTGGTATCATCCTCCTTGCAATTTCTCCAAAAATTCAAGGCTTTATGAAGGGTGTAAGGTAA